In Halobaculum limi, one DNA window encodes the following:
- a CDS encoding molybdopterin molybdotransferase MoeA gives MSHDRTRSGFKQRTRVAAARERLLSAVDPHGRTETVSLAAADGRAVAAATTAPTPVPGYDRAAMDGWAVRAADTFGASGRSPTVLFAVDEEVGPEEAVRVHTGSELPPGADAVVKVEQADEVGTEVEVFDAVAEGENVGPTGEDVAEGQTLYEPPHRLRPSDLGLLRSVGMDEVTVAERPRVSVVPTGEELVESDPAPGEVIETNGLTVSRLAERWGGDATYRDIVTDDEDALRRAIERDLDHDVVVTTGGSSVGERDLIPEVVDEIGEVLVHGVALKPGHPVALSVVEETPVIMLPGYPVACIVNAVQFLRPVVRELGSLPHDPPPTRRATLTRKVSSEPGVRTFARVKLDETDDGDGGDGDAADGPTVAATPTRASGSGMLSSVALADGWVVVPESREGIDAGETVDVELWEVNE, from the coding sequence ATGAGTCACGACCGCACGCGCTCGGGGTTCAAACAGCGCACTCGCGTCGCCGCCGCCCGCGAGCGACTGCTCTCGGCCGTCGACCCGCACGGTCGGACGGAGACGGTGTCGCTCGCGGCCGCGGACGGCCGGGCCGTCGCCGCCGCGACGACCGCGCCGACGCCCGTTCCGGGGTACGACCGCGCCGCAATGGACGGGTGGGCCGTCCGCGCCGCCGACACCTTCGGCGCCTCCGGGAGGTCACCCACCGTGCTGTTCGCCGTCGACGAGGAGGTCGGCCCGGAGGAAGCCGTCCGCGTCCACACGGGGAGTGAACTCCCACCCGGTGCCGACGCCGTCGTCAAAGTCGAGCAAGCCGACGAGGTCGGCACAGAGGTCGAGGTGTTCGACGCCGTCGCCGAGGGCGAGAACGTCGGCCCGACCGGCGAAGACGTCGCCGAGGGACAGACGCTGTACGAACCGCCACACCGCCTGCGCCCGTCCGACCTCGGCTTGCTCCGCTCGGTCGGGATGGACGAGGTGACGGTGGCCGAACGCCCGCGCGTGTCGGTCGTCCCGACCGGCGAGGAACTCGTCGAGTCCGACCCCGCCCCCGGCGAGGTCATCGAGACGAACGGCCTCACCGTCTCTCGACTGGCCGAGCGCTGGGGCGGCGACGCCACCTACCGGGACATCGTCACCGACGACGAAGACGCTCTCCGCCGGGCGATCGAACGCGACCTCGACCACGACGTGGTCGTCACCACCGGCGGGTCGTCGGTGGGCGAACGCGACCTCATCCCCGAAGTCGTCGACGAGATAGGTGAGGTGTTGGTCCACGGCGTCGCCCTCAAGCCGGGCCACCCGGTCGCACTCAGCGTCGTCGAGGAGACACCGGTGATTATGCTGCCGGGCTATCCGGTCGCGTGCATCGTCAACGCCGTGCAGTTCCTCCGGCCTGTGGTCCGCGAACTCGGGTCGCTCCCGCACGACCCACCGCCGACGCGACGGGCGACGCTGACGCGGAAAGTGTCCTCGGAACCGGGCGTGCGGACGTTCGCCCGCGTGAAACTCGACGAGACAGACGACGGTGACGGCGGCGATGGCGACGCTGCCGACGGCCCGACCGTGGCGGCGACGCCGACGCGCGCCTCCGGGTCGGGGATGCTCTCGTCGGTCGCACTGGCCGACGGGTGGGTGGTCGTCCCCGAGTCGCGTGAGGGCATCGACGCCGGCGAGACGGTCGACGTCGAACTGTGGGAGGTGAACGAATGA